In the Chryseobacterium sp. MYb264 genome, one interval contains:
- a CDS encoding FKBP-type peptidyl-prolyl cis-trans isomerase, with the protein MKKTFITLVLLTGANFAFAQTANYTDEQKASYYIGLDIAQNLKRQGFPVDANLLSQAIQDEFAGKAAALPKEEMGSFLQGFMQKQAEKKQAEAKLQAEENKKKGTEFLAKNKQNKKIVTTASGLQYEVLKEGDKKAKPTAASTATVIYTGKLMDGTVFDSTEKQGGKPIELSLSGVIKGWTEGIQLMSKGAQYRFYIPADLAYVDNGAGGVIPPGATLIFDIELVDFK; encoded by the coding sequence ATGAAAAAAACCTTCATTACTTTAGTTCTTTTAACAGGAGCTAACTTCGCATTTGCCCAAACGGCAAATTATACTGATGAGCAGAAAGCATCTTATTATATCGGTCTTGATATTGCTCAAAATCTAAAAAGACAAGGCTTCCCAGTAGATGCCAACCTTTTGTCTCAGGCAATACAAGATGAATTTGCAGGTAAAGCAGCCGCTCTCCCGAAAGAAGAAATGGGATCCTTCTTACAGGGTTTCATGCAGAAACAGGCAGAGAAAAAGCAAGCCGAAGCAAAATTACAGGCAGAAGAGAACAAGAAAAAAGGAACTGAGTTTTTAGCTAAAAATAAGCAAAATAAAAAAATTGTAACAACAGCCAGCGGTTTACAGTATGAAGTTTTAAAAGAAGGCGACAAAAAAGCGAAACCTACGGCGGCAAGTACAGCTACGGTTATCTATACTGGAAAATTAATGGACGGAACTGTATTTGACTCTACCGAAAAACAAGGCGGAAAGCCCATTGAACTTAGTCTTTCAGGCGTTATCAAGGGATGGACAGAAGGGATACAGCTAATGAGCAAAGGCGCACAATACAGATTTTATATTCCGGCAGATCTTGCCTACGTTGACAATGGTGCGGGCGGGGTAATTCCTCCGGGCGCCACTCTCATCTTCGATATAGAGCTGGTAGATTTTAAATAA
- a CDS encoding HIT family protein: MSTIFTKIINGEIPSYKIAEDENFIAFLDAMPLVKGHTLVVPKKEIDLIFDLDSEEYKNLWGFTQEVAKKVKNAIPCIRVGVAVVGLEVPHAHIHLIPLNKMEDMNFRNERLQLTSEEYTEIQNSIINS, encoded by the coding sequence ATGAGTACGATATTCACAAAGATCATTAACGGTGAAATACCCTCGTATAAGATCGCTGAAGACGAAAATTTTATTGCATTTCTGGACGCAATGCCTCTGGTAAAAGGACATACGCTAGTAGTGCCTAAAAAAGAAATAGATTTAATTTTTGATCTTGACAGCGAGGAATATAAAAACCTTTGGGGTTTTACCCAGGAAGTTGCCAAAAAGGTTAAAAATGCAATTCCCTGTATAAGAGTGGGAGTTGCAGTTGTAGGACTGGAAGTTCCTCACGCCCATATTCATCTGATTCCTTTAAATAAAATGGAGGATATGAATTTTAGAAATGAAAGACTGCAATTAACGAGTGAAGAATACACCGAGATTCAGAACTCAATTATTAATTCTTAA
- a CDS encoding T9SS type B sorting domain-containing protein, which yields MKKNLFLLLLMIFSSVRVSAQRDTDHWIAPYYDSSGSAYSHALYFSTDSTTPFEVKIYSHTTQIGSVMISKGNPKIFNVAAAYIKSTIASEATIISVKGLYTKGDKPYFLTLRVASGSHGEIITSKGKAGIGTHFFAAASPATFFSNANNFTTGILATENNTTVRISGYNPNVRFINTSSTPPSFTVVLNKGQSYTLAGIANIAANRDGFIGAEIIADKPVTVTNGNSNGFYATSPGADGSDLIMDQSVPTERLGSRFAMVKSGSTSQYNMDGGIIVATENNTQIFLNNSSAPVATLNKGQYYRILASAYVNQGGGHFNMYVRTSKNVYLYQLVGVGSAGNTGGYNLIPPLDCFLPRKMDEIGRINEMPGIGSISVRLNILTQSGASVKVNGVSPTAAQGPYPVQGTTDWVTYSVPNVSGNTTITSDRAVTAGINGGYSTAGYGGYFAGFSSVPVIMKKAGECVPGIVLEVDDSYDTYQWYVNGVAIPGATSNVYAPVQSGNYTVRITVGQCAPKITAGYKVFSCLDEVQRDEDLCDDKLTIIPKFTHSAQAPVPGSVSIITGPAHGVATVDPATGIIVYIPSPGYIGPETIIYKFCGDDPEYTDCEQVTLHLNVSKTPIVQNAFLDLCSDTDTGIFDLTSAQSAISSSPGAVFTYYESSADADLGNSNFITAPGAYLSPDKTLYVRVSVGGCSNRAELKLNVHPNPAVHNSSLSVCSDSTAGVFDLTSAESAISTTPGAVFTYYESLSDATAGNANVIGNPTDFISAAKTVYALVSLGQCFSIAELALIVHPNPVVHNSTLSTCSDTTTGIFDLTAAAASISPNSAASLTYYETLADATAGNGNEITNPSVYSAPDKTVYVRVSLGACFSIAELVLTVNPTPVVHNSGLSLCSDTATGTFDLTSAEGAISATSGAVFAYFESLADATAGNTGEITNPSYYLSTGKTIYVRVSVGDCFSIAELMLTVHPNPLVQNAGLSLCSDTATAVFDLTTAEGAISNTPGAVFAYYESLSDAMAGNTGEITNPVAYLSSGGTVYVRVSLDECFSIAELELTVNANPIVQDSVLSMCSDTATAIFDLTSAQSAISVTPGISFTYYENAVDANAGNNNSIPDPTLFSSGNMTVYVRVQSSTCYSIAKLELIVNVKPVASITASSMVICHDVPITLTSNFPTGNMWSTGETTQSISVNTGGTYSLINNNGWCESNEVSVTILKDENPHLQINGNLMFCEGNSTVLTAVTTGAGNTYVWNNGTVGNTLTVTSPGTYAVTVTTPLGCQYEESVTVEMDLLIVVNIVPPVEAITCWVTSVVLDASGSVYQPGATFQWTATGGGNIVSGGDTLTPTVDKGGVYTLTIYSGTPMGCVKQSSVTVLEDTVPPSVALTATELIICKGSSVTLTASGALTYSWAGLTGGGNSQTVAPEHTTTYTVTGTGENGCVAQATLTITVVPAIESSLHNIIICEGQKGTLDAGSGPNYSYAWSTGESTRTINVTTPGTYTVTISNGVCSKIYAATVSFTKVPDVLDVIYEKDSFKIIVKNNENIPLEFSVDGGVTWQESNIFYNIHKNTEYEIRVRNVRTLCDAYVNYYTFFMPNAITPNGDGYNDVISFEGLSQFNHFSATIFDRYGMQIFKATPQNAVWDGKFLGRVIPTATYWYIASWENRITGKLIKKSGWILLKNRNDDERRNYIRN from the coding sequence ATGAAGAAAAATTTGTTTTTGCTGCTTCTGATGATTTTTTCATCAGTGCGCGTCTCTGCGCAAAGGGATACCGATCATTGGATTGCACCTTACTATGACAGTTCGGGAAGTGCTTACAGCCACGCATTGTATTTTTCCACAGATTCTACAACTCCCTTTGAAGTTAAAATTTATAGCCATACTACACAGATTGGAAGTGTGATGATCAGTAAAGGAAATCCTAAAATATTTAATGTGGCTGCGGCTTACATTAAAAGTACGATCGCCTCTGAAGCAACAATAATATCGGTGAAGGGGTTGTATACCAAAGGGGATAAACCTTATTTTCTGACCCTCAGAGTGGCATCCGGAAGTCATGGTGAGATTATAACGTCAAAGGGGAAGGCAGGAATCGGAACTCATTTTTTTGCGGCTGCGTCACCTGCTACTTTTTTTTCAAATGCCAATAACTTCACCACGGGAATTCTGGCTACTGAAAATAATACGACGGTGAGGATCTCAGGTTACAATCCGAATGTACGTTTTATTAATACTTCTTCCACGCCACCATCATTTACAGTTGTTCTTAATAAAGGACAGTCTTATACCCTGGCGGGTATTGCTAATATAGCCGCTAACAGGGACGGATTTATAGGGGCTGAGATCATAGCGGATAAACCCGTTACCGTAACCAATGGTAATTCCAATGGTTTTTATGCTACTTCACCTGGTGCTGATGGTAGTGATCTTATTATGGATCAGTCGGTTCCTACAGAGCGTTTGGGAAGTCGTTTTGCCATGGTGAAAAGTGGGTCTACAAGTCAGTACAATATGGATGGAGGAATTATCGTTGCCACTGAAAATAATACGCAGATCTTCCTGAATAACAGTTCTGCTCCGGTCGCTACTCTTAATAAGGGACAATATTACAGGATACTGGCCTCTGCATATGTAAATCAGGGCGGAGGGCATTTTAATATGTATGTAAGAACAAGTAAAAACGTCTACCTCTATCAGTTGGTGGGAGTTGGCTCAGCAGGAAATACCGGTGGATACAATCTCATTCCGCCTTTGGATTGTTTTTTACCAAGGAAAATGGATGAGATTGGCAGAATCAATGAAATGCCGGGTATTGGTTCTATTTCTGTAAGGCTTAACATTCTGACCCAGTCTGGCGCGAGTGTAAAGGTTAACGGCGTGTCACCCACTGCGGCGCAAGGCCCTTACCCTGTGCAGGGAACGACGGATTGGGTGACATATTCTGTTCCTAATGTGAGCGGGAATACGACGATTACGTCAGACAGAGCTGTAACGGCAGGGATTAACGGAGGATACAGTACAGCAGGTTATGGTGGCTATTTTGCCGGTTTTTCTTCTGTGCCTGTCATTATGAAGAAAGCAGGAGAGTGTGTACCAGGAATTGTTCTTGAAGTGGATGACAGCTATGATACCTACCAATGGTATGTTAATGGGGTAGCCATTCCCGGAGCTACTTCAAACGTCTATGCGCCTGTGCAGTCCGGAAATTATACCGTACGAATTACGGTGGGCCAATGTGCACCTAAAATAACCGCGGGATATAAAGTCTTCAGCTGTCTTGATGAGGTTCAGAGAGATGAGGATTTGTGTGACGATAAGCTAACCATCATTCCAAAGTTTACCCATTCTGCACAAGCCCCCGTTCCGGGAAGTGTCAGCATCATTACCGGACCTGCTCATGGTGTGGCGACAGTAGATCCTGCGACAGGAATAATAGTATATATTCCATCACCCGGATATATAGGTCCGGAAACAATCATTTATAAATTCTGTGGTGATGACCCTGAATATACTGATTGTGAGCAGGTAACTCTGCATCTGAATGTTTCTAAAACACCCATCGTACAAAACGCATTCCTGGATCTTTGTTCGGATACGGATACCGGGATTTTTGATCTTACCTCTGCACAGTCTGCCATCTCCAGCTCCCCCGGAGCGGTTTTTACGTATTATGAATCGTCGGCAGATGCAGATTTAGGAAACAGTAATTTTATTACAGCTCCCGGAGCTTACCTTTCTCCGGATAAGACTTTATATGTTCGTGTATCTGTAGGAGGATGTTCAAATAGGGCAGAGCTCAAGCTGAATGTTCACCCGAATCCTGCTGTTCATAATTCAAGTCTCAGTGTGTGCTCGGACTCAACAGCCGGGGTTTTTGATCTTACCTCAGCCGAAAGTGCTATCTCAACGACTCCGGGAGCCGTTTTTACCTATTATGAATCACTTTCTGATGCAACGGCCGGGAATGCGAATGTCATTGGCAATCCTACTGACTTTATTTCAGCGGCTAAGACGGTATATGCCCTTGTCTCTCTGGGGCAATGTTTCAGTATTGCTGAGCTTGCCCTGATTGTTCATCCTAACCCCGTTGTTCATAACAGTACTCTGAGTACCTGCTCCGATACGACCACAGGGATTTTTGATTTAACGGCAGCTGCGGCTTCTATTTCGCCAAACTCAGCAGCTTCCTTAACATATTATGAAACATTAGCCGATGCAACTGCCGGTAACGGAAATGAGATAACTAACCCTTCTGTTTATTCTGCTCCCGATAAGACGGTATATGTTCGCGTATCTTTAGGGGCATGTTTCAGTATCGCTGAACTGGTATTAACCGTAAATCCTACTCCAGTTGTTCATAATAGCGGTTTGAGCCTATGTTCAGACACGGCAACGGGAACATTTGATTTGACATCTGCTGAAGGAGCTATTTCTGCCACTTCAGGAGCTGTCTTTGCTTATTTTGAATCGCTAGCTGATGCCACTGCAGGAAATACCGGTGAAATTACTAACCCTTCTTATTACCTTTCCACGGGGAAAACCATCTATGTACGTGTCTCTGTAGGGGACTGTTTTAGTATTGCAGAATTAATGTTGACCGTTCACCCTAATCCCCTTGTTCAGAATGCCGGTTTGAGTCTGTGTTCTGATACAGCAACGGCTGTATTTGATTTAACGACTGCAGAAGGGGCTATTTCAAACACGCCTGGAGCAGTCTTTGCCTATTATGAATCGCTCTCCGATGCTATGGCGGGAAATACCGGTGAAATCACCAACCCTGTGGCATACCTCTCCTCCGGCGGTACTGTGTATGTCCGGGTCTCTCTTGACGAATGCTTCAGTATTGCAGAACTTGAATTAACGGTAAATGCTAATCCGATTGTGCAGGATTCCGTTTTGAGCATGTGCTCAGATACAGCAACAGCAATCTTTGACTTAACTTCAGCGCAAAGTGCTATCTCTGTTACGCCGGGAATAAGCTTTACATATTATGAAAATGCTGTCGATGCGAATGCAGGAAATAATAATTCTATCCCTGATCCGACACTGTTTTCTTCGGGGAATATGACAGTATATGTACGCGTTCAATCTTCAACGTGTTACAGTATTGCCAAATTGGAGCTTATCGTGAATGTGAAACCGGTAGCCAGTATCACTGCTTCATCGATGGTGATTTGTCATGATGTTCCCATTACCCTGACTTCTAATTTTCCTACAGGAAATATGTGGTCAACGGGTGAAACCACCCAGTCTATCAGTGTCAACACCGGAGGTACTTACTCTTTGATTAACAATAACGGATGGTGCGAAAGTAATGAGGTGTCTGTAACAATTCTCAAAGATGAAAATCCTCATCTTCAGATTAACGGAAACCTTATGTTCTGTGAGGGAAATTCAACTGTTTTAACAGCTGTCACAACGGGAGCCGGAAATACATATGTATGGAATAATGGTACCGTAGGCAATACGCTTACCGTAACATCGCCCGGAACGTATGCTGTTACGGTAACAACTCCTCTTGGATGCCAGTATGAAGAATCGGTTACTGTAGAAATGGATCTTTTGATTGTTGTTAATATCGTTCCGCCCGTCGAGGCGATTACCTGTTGGGTGACAAGTGTCGTTCTTGATGCCAGCGGCTCTGTATATCAGCCCGGAGCTACCTTTCAATGGACGGCAACCGGAGGTGGGAATATTGTGTCAGGTGGGGATACTCTTACTCCTACGGTGGATAAGGGTGGGGTTTATACTTTAACCATTTACAGCGGGACACCTATGGGATGTGTAAAGCAAAGTTCGGTAACGGTGCTTGAAGATACTGTTCCGCCTTCTGTGGCTCTTACAGCCACAGAACTTATTATCTGTAAAGGCAGCTCGGTCACACTTACGGCTTCGGGAGCGCTTACTTACAGTTGGGCAGGATTGACAGGAGGAGGAAACTCGCAGACCGTTGCGCCGGAACACACCACGACCTACACGGTGACAGGAACCGGAGAAAACGGATGTGTTGCTCAGGCAACTCTTACCATAACTGTAGTTCCGGCAATTGAGTCTTCACTCCACAATATCATTATCTGCGAAGGACAAAAAGGAACGCTGGATGCGGGATCAGGACCTAATTACTCGTATGCCTGGAGTACAGGGGAATCTACGAGAACAATCAACGTTACGACACCGGGGACTTATACGGTAACAATTAGTAACGGGGTATGTTCCAAAATCTATGCTGCGACCGTAAGCTTTACAAAAGTGCCCGATGTTCTCGATGTAATCTATGAAAAAGATTCTTTCAAAATTATTGTGAAAAATAACGAAAATATTCCTCTGGAGTTTTCTGTTGATGGTGGTGTGACCTGGCAGGAATCCAATATTTTTTACAATATCCATAAAAATACCGAATACGAGATCAGGGTAAGAAACGTCAGAACACTCTGTGACGCTTACGTCAACTATTATACCTTTTTTATGCCCAATGCAATTACTCCCAACGGAGATGGATATAATGATGTGATAAGCTTTGAAGGGCTTTCCCAATTCAATCATTTTTCTGCTACGATATTTGACCGTTACGGAATGCAGATTTTTAAAGCAACTCCCCAAAATGCTGTTTGGGACGGTAAATTTCTGGGAAGAGTTATCCCTACAGCAACTTACTGGTATATTGCATCATGGGAAAATCGGATTACCGGGAAGCTGATCAAAAAGTCGGGATGGATTCTTCTTAAAAACAGAAATGATGATGAAAGAAGAAACTATATCAGAAATTAA
- a CDS encoding signal peptidase, with protein MKKTINRLVYAFFFLLVLSVNAQLPQPGGGGGGTGPGVPASPIDMYVYVLGAVAVLLTLYFAKKYRTQKI; from the coding sequence ATGAAAAAGACTATAAATAGACTAGTATACGCTTTTTTCTTTTTATTGGTATTGTCGGTCAACGCACAATTACCGCAGCCCGGAGGTGGGGGTGGAGGTACAGGACCTGGGGTTCCAGCCTCTCCAATTGATATGTACGTTTATGTATTAGGTGCTGTAGCGGTATTGCTGACTTTATATTTTGCAAAAAAGTACAGAACTCAAAAAATATAA
- the clpX gene encoding ATP-dependent Clp protease ATP-binding subunit ClpX: MNSNQCSFCGRKRNEVQMLISGQTGFICENCIEQAHMIVKDSMSKNGFSPAENIDELKKPKEIKEFLDQYVIGQDQAKKQLSIAVYNHYKRLLHAKDENREVELEKSNIIMIGETGTGKTLLAKTIAKELNVPFCIVDATILTEAGYVGEDVESILSRLLMVADYDVEKAEKGIVFIDEIDKIARKSDNPSITRDVSGEGVQQGLLKLLEGSIVNVPPQGGRKHPDQKYIQVNTQNILFIAGGAFDGIKEIIERRMNKQAIGFSAEKINKVEEDDYVLTNLNAIDLRSFGLIPELLGRFPIITYLDKLTKETMIRIMKEPKNSIVNQFVELFKMDGATLEFTDGAVAKIVDETIEKGLGARGLRGTTEKVLEDYMFSIGEEKKIILTEDNIFVNK, translated from the coding sequence ATGAATTCAAACCAATGTTCTTTCTGCGGAAGAAAAAGAAATGAAGTACAGATGTTGATTTCTGGTCAGACTGGTTTTATTTGTGAAAATTGTATTGAGCAGGCCCACATGATTGTAAAGGACTCGATGTCTAAAAACGGATTTTCACCAGCTGAAAATATCGATGAGCTAAAGAAACCTAAAGAAATTAAAGAATTCCTGGATCAATATGTCATTGGGCAGGATCAGGCGAAAAAGCAACTTTCTATTGCGGTTTATAACCATTATAAAAGATTGCTTCATGCTAAAGATGAAAACAGAGAAGTGGAACTGGAGAAATCCAATATTATAATGATCGGTGAAACAGGAACCGGAAAAACATTATTGGCTAAAACAATTGCCAAAGAACTTAACGTCCCTTTCTGTATTGTGGATGCAACTATCCTTACGGAAGCCGGCTATGTAGGAGAGGACGTGGAAAGCATTCTGTCCAGGCTTTTAATGGTTGCAGATTATGATGTCGAAAAAGCTGAAAAAGGGATTGTGTTTATAGATGAGATCGACAAAATTGCAAGAAAATCAGACAATCCGAGCATTACGAGAGACGTTTCTGGAGAAGGAGTTCAGCAGGGATTACTGAAACTATTGGAAGGAAGTATCGTCAATGTTCCGCCGCAGGGGGGAAGAAAGCATCCTGATCAGAAATACATTCAGGTAAATACCCAGAATATATTATTTATTGCCGGTGGTGCTTTCGACGGGATTAAAGAGATCATCGAACGAAGAATGAATAAGCAGGCCATAGGCTTCAGCGCGGAAAAGATTAACAAAGTAGAAGAAGATGACTATGTATTAACAAATCTTAATGCGATCGATCTTCGTTCTTTCGGATTAATTCCCGAACTTTTGGGAAGATTTCCAATCATCACTTATCTCGATAAACTCACAAAGGAGACGATGATCAGAATCATGAAGGAGCCTAAAAATTCAATTGTCAATCAATTTGTGGAGCTTTTTAAGATGGATGGTGCCACTTTGGAGTTTACAGATGGTGCTGTTGCGAAAATTGTTGATGAGACTATTGAAAAAGGTTTAGGTGCCAGAGGGTTACGTGGAACCACGGAAAAGGTGCTTGAAGACTATATGTTTTCAATAGGAGAAGAGAAAAAAATTATATTAACTGAAGATAATATTTTTGTTAATAAATAA
- the greA gene encoding transcription elongation factor GreA, with translation MASYVTKEGLEKMKAELEQLETVERPKITQQIAEARDKGDLSENAEYDAAKEAQGMLEMRISKLKDVISTSKIIDESQLDTSKVSILTTVKLKNNATKQEQVFTLVPDNESDLKTGKISVNTPIAKGLLGKAVGETADITLPNGNKLSFEVLDITL, from the coding sequence ATGGCAAGCTATGTAACAAAGGAGGGATTAGAGAAAATGAAAGCTGAGCTGGAACAGTTAGAAACTGTGGAAAGACCAAAGATTACCCAGCAAATCGCAGAAGCCAGAGACAAAGGTGATTTGTCTGAAAATGCTGAATATGATGCGGCTAAAGAGGCTCAGGGGATGCTTGAAATGAGAATTTCCAAGCTGAAAGATGTTATTTCTACTTCCAAAATCATAGATGAAAGTCAGCTGGATACTTCAAAAGTTTCTATCCTTACAACGGTTAAACTTAAAAATAATGCCACAAAGCAGGAACAGGTATTTACCCTTGTACCTGATAATGAAAGTGACCTTAAAACAGGGAAAATTTCAGTGAATACCCCGATTGCTAAAGGACTTTTAGGAAAAGCGGTAGGTGAAACTGCAGATATTACACTGCCTAACGGCAATAAACTGTCTTTCGAGGTACTGGATATTACGTTATAA
- the dtd gene encoding D-aminoacyl-tRNA deacylase — protein MKIVIQRVSQSSVQVDGKIVGEIGKGLMLLIGIDENDTKADADWLVQKVLNLRIFGDEEGKLNLSIKDIFGEILCISQFTLIADYKKGNRPSFIKAARPDQAIPLFEYFKEEISKSGIKTESGIFGADMKVSLVNDGPVTIVMDSITKA, from the coding sequence ATGAAGATTGTTATCCAAAGAGTCTCGCAATCCAGCGTTCAGGTAGACGGAAAAATAGTGGGAGAAATCGGAAAAGGATTAATGCTTTTAATCGGAATCGATGAAAATGATACAAAAGCAGATGCAGATTGGCTTGTTCAGAAAGTATTAAATCTAAGAATTTTCGGAGATGAAGAGGGAAAGCTTAATCTCTCAATCAAGGATATTTTCGGCGAAATACTTTGTATCAGCCAATTTACATTGATTGCAGATTATAAAAAAGGAAATCGCCCTTCTTTTATTAAAGCAGCCAGACCCGATCAGGCGATTCCTCTTTTTGAATATTTTAAAGAAGAAATTTCAAAATCGGGTATCAAAACAGAAAGTGGTATTTTTGGGGCAGACATGAAAGTTTCATTAGTAAACGATGGCCCAGTAACGATCGTGATGGATTCCATTACAAAAGCTTAA
- a CDS encoding T9SS type A sorting domain-containing protein has protein sequence MRKSLFAIGLLAAIGSVQAQNVLLHVDDAATTYVSKGTLVYNGGGLQMRGNGVIENHGNIMVSGSTTDSFKTITTGGTDKPEGSVTANFVNRLNEPDAYSSAGVSNNYTYGQLYIAGIPQNNITGIVDQELRATNHGSYQQIGLPFYDKTASTLSTELGKTFTNVRNSKNEILSWNNATVVSQNVPITTKLGVGNPGTAYYMLGGNSLDLTTTKIVKGRPVSDESPSVLLTNAGSNVTFGTNGNNVNQYNEKYNTYLQDGWDSPGGAWSGTYGKNIYQYANPYLTNLDLSKIAFVESGVGDGNNLTTIKGVRVDVVDVVTNAQGTGSTSYKFISFAGGEPIGDVEYTLVRPMGTFVVKLNDNTATGADATLNIGNLRRFNYTPRTDGTDYNVAAAKNGSNNSVKQLGVIGLDANGKEVGRTYYVVYPNATTGHSTAAKSQVSAVSANVIGTFEEAPSGGYDYNYAGQYWLYINEANESNFKGKNIKLANYDLNKIKSYKFEVRENANLIDPGVHALSSGIGFFYKAQNGTVQEIKQGDVFPATTGEADLYYGEPDRVLATKPVEATKPSRTMVVYNPEITDYVVRFDPNWKKADIEVYDMSGKLVISKKAVDASTDFVIELSKAIKASYVVKIVSDKGETVNTKILK, from the coding sequence ATGAGAAAAAGTTTATTTGCTATTGGTTTGTTAGCAGCTATTGGTTCTGTTCAGGCGCAGAATGTTCTATTACACGTAGATGACGCTGCTACTACGTATGTAAGCAAGGGAACGCTGGTTTATAACGGCGGAGGCTTACAGATGAGAGGAAACGGAGTAATCGAAAACCATGGGAATATTATGGTGAGCGGTTCTACTACCGATTCTTTTAAAACGATTACTACTGGCGGTACCGATAAGCCAGAAGGGTCTGTAACGGCTAATTTTGTCAACAGACTGAATGAACCTGATGCTTATTCTAGCGCAGGTGTTTCAAATAATTATACCTATGGTCAGCTTTATATCGCAGGAATTCCTCAAAATAATATTACAGGGATTGTTGATCAGGAACTGAGAGCGACCAATCACGGTTCTTATCAGCAGATAGGTCTGCCATTTTACGATAAGACCGCCTCTACATTAAGTACCGAACTAGGGAAGACATTTACAAATGTCAGAAACTCGAAAAATGAAATTTTAAGTTGGAATAATGCGACTGTTGTCTCTCAAAATGTTCCGATTACCACTAAGTTAGGGGTGGGTAACCCAGGTACAGCATATTATATGTTGGGAGGGAACTCGCTTGACTTAACCACTACGAAAATTGTAAAAGGACGTCCTGTAAGTGACGAATCTCCTTCCGTTTTATTAACGAATGCCGGTTCTAATGTTACTTTTGGTACTAATGGTAACAATGTTAATCAGTATAATGAGAAGTATAACACTTACCTTCAGGATGGATGGGATAGTCCAGGGGGAGCATGGTCAGGTACTTATGGTAAAAATATTTATCAATATGCCAACCCTTACCTAACTAACCTTGATTTATCTAAAATTGCTTTTGTTGAATCAGGAGTTGGAGACGGAAATAACCTGACTACCATTAAGGGGGTTAGAGTAGATGTGGTAGATGTTGTTACTAATGCTCAGGGTACAGGATCTACATCATATAAATTCATTTCTTTTGCCGGAGGTGAGCCAATTGGTGATGTGGAATATACTTTGGTAAGACCTATGGGAACTTTTGTTGTTAAATTAAACGATAATACGGCTACAGGTGCTGATGCAACTCTTAATATCGGTAATTTAAGAAGATTTAATTATACGCCAAGAACCGATGGAACAGATTATAACGTAGCGGCTGCTAAAAACGGAAGCAATAATTCTGTAAAGCAGTTGGGTGTTATAGGTCTTGATGCCAACGGAAAAGAAGTGGGAAGAACGTATTATGTGGTTTATCCAAATGCAACTACAGGACACTCTACTGCTGCTAAATCTCAGGTTTCTGCAGTATCGGCAAACGTTATCGGTACATTTGAAGAAGCCCCGTCAGGAGGTTATGACTATAACTACGCAGGACAATATTGGCTATACATTAATGAAGCTAATGAAAGTAACTTCAAAGGTAAAAATATTAAGTTAGCTAATTATGATCTTAATAAAATCAAGTCATATAAATTTGAAGTGAGAGAAAATGCGAATCTCATCGACCCGGGAGTTCACGCATTATCATCAGGGATAGGTTTCTTCTACAAAGCGCAGAATGGCACTGTTCAGGAAATCAAACAGGGAGATGTATTCCCTGCAACCACAGGAGAAGCTGATCTTTATTACGGGGAACCGGATAGAGTACTGGCGACAAAACCTGTTGAAGCAACTAAACCTTCAAGAACAATGGTTGTTTACAATCCTGAAATCACTGATTATGTTGTTCGATTTGACCCTAACTGGAAAAAGGCAGATATCGAAGTTTATGATATGAGCGGTAAACTGGTTATTTCTAAAAAAGCAGTGGATGCATCTACGGATTTTGTGATTGAATTGAGTAAGGCAATCAAAGCTTCTTATGTTGTAAAAATTGTTTCTGATAAAGGAGAAACTGTTAACACTAAAATCTTAAAATAA